A genomic region of Oncorhynchus mykiss isolate Arlee chromosome 4, USDA_OmykA_1.1, whole genome shotgun sequence contains the following coding sequences:
- the pla2g7 gene encoding platelet-activating factor acetylhydrolase, with translation MYANGGLIQLLAKKIYQWSRTGSDQRCTLSLFAAMGNSCSNNLGIPPAKGPNAVGCSDFMMDHTVEGTFFRLYYPCVVSDNAEKPDWIPCKGYFYGLADFMKINRGLSEKIFNYLFGSFKIPAALNGSYKQNGKYPVVIFSHGLGAFRTLYSAICTELASQGFIVASVEHRDESASATYFYHQKPQEPEKDEASPPKPNPEAPENLVEEWMYYRSLKPGESEFPLRNKQVKQRADECIKALDTLIQINAGKNMENVLQTEFDWTTLENSMDLCRIAVMGHSFGGATVVEALCKDVNFKCGIALDAWMFPLDEEIYVRVKQPIFFINSEKFQWAGNISRMRKLDSSSTSMQRKMITIKGTVHQSFPDFTFLTGNWIGKILKLKGEIDPQVGIDLCNRASLAFLQRHLGLDKDFNQWDHLIEGKDHNLIPGTNVTEIS, from the exons ATGTACGCTAATGGTGGACTCATACAGTTATTAGCTAAGAAGATTTATCAGTGGTCAAGGACAGGATCAG ATCAAAGGTGCACATTGAGTCTCTTCGCAGCTATGGGAAACTCCTGTAGCAACAACCTAGGAATCCCACCAGCAAAAGGGCCTAATGCTGTGGGATGTTCAGATTTCATGATGGATCATACTGTAGAG GGAACATTCTTTAGGTTATACTATCCATGTGTAGTGTCCGACAATGCTGAAAAACCAGACTGGATCCCATGTAAAGGATATTTCTATGGGCTTGCAGACTTCATGAAAATCAACAGAGGCCTGAGTGAAAAGATTTTCAATTACCTCTTTG GATCTTTTAAGATACCTGCTGCCCTGAATGGCTCATATAAACAAAATGGGAAGTATCCAGTAGTCATCTTCTCTCATGGACTTGGAGCTTTCAG AactttatattcagccatatgcaCTGAACTGGCCTCACAAGGCTTCATAGTAGCATCAGTGGAACACAG GGATGAATCTGCCTCTGCAACATACTTCTACCATCAAAAGCCTCAAGAGCCTGAGAAAGATGAGGCTTCGCCGCCTAAACCCAACCCCGAGGCCCCAGAGAACCTGGTAGAGGAATGGATGTACTACCGGTCTCTGAAACCAGGCGAGAGTGAATTCCCCCTTAGGAATAAACAG GTGAAACAGCGAGCTGACGAGTGCATAAAGGCTTTGGATACACTCATCCAAATCAACGCAGGAAAAAATATGGAGAACGTGCTTCAGACAGAGTTTGACTGGACGACTTTGGAG AACTCTATGGACTTGTGCCGGATAGCGGTGATGGGCCATTCTTTTGGGGGAGCAACAGTGGTAGAAGCCCTCTGCAAAGACGTCAACTTCAA GTGTGGCATTGCCTTGGACGCATGGATGTTCCCCCTGGATGAAGAGATCTATGTCAGGGTAAAGCAGCCCATCTTCTTCATTAACTCTGAGAAGTTCCAGTGGGCCGGGAACATCAGTCGCATGAGGAAACTggactcctcctccacctccatgcaGAGGAAAATGATCACCATCAA GGGAACCGTTCACCAGAGCTTCCCAGACTTCACCTTCCTGACTGGCAACTGGATAGGGAAGATCCTGAAGCTGAAAGGAGAGATCGACCCTCAGGTCGGCATCGATCTCTGTAATAGAGCATCGCTAGCATTCCTGCAGAGACATCTAG GTTTGGATAAAGACTTCAATCAATGGGACCATCTGATAGAGGGCAAGGACCACAACCTCATTCCAGGCACCAATGTTACTGAAATATCTTAG
- the glrx5 gene encoding glutaredoxin-related protein 5 (The RefSeq protein has 2 substitutions compared to this genomic sequence) gives MNNLIRSTVRCLRLSSSVYPPKQVDGQHASLVSSARLMCSAALQKDLGEMVKKDKVVVFIKGTPAQPMCGFSNAVVQILRMHGVNEYTAYNVLDDQDLRQGVKDFSNWPTIPQIFLNGEFVGGCDIFLQMHQDGDLVEELQKLGIRSALLDAEKESK, from the exons ATGAACAACCTAATTCGGTCGACAGTTCGCTGTCTTCGGTTGAGTTCGTCGGTCTATCCACCGAAGCAAGTTGATGGACAACATGCATCGTTGGTGTCCTCGGCCCGGCTCATGTGTTCTGCGGCCTTACAGAAAGACCTTGGTGATATGGTGAAGAAGGACAAGGTGGTGGTGTTTATAAAAGGGACGCCTGCCCAGCCAATGTGTGGTTTCAGTAATGCCGTGGTTCAGATACTGAGGATGCATGGTGTGAATGAATATACTGCATATAACGTGTTGGATGACCAGGATCTCAGACAAG gaGTGAAGGACTTCTCCAACTGGCCCACGATCCCACAGATATTCTTAAATGGAGAGTTTGTGGGTGGCTGTGACATCTTCCTACAGATGCACCAGAATGGAGACTTGGTAGAGGAGCTCCAGAAGCTTGGGATCCGCTCTGCGCTGCTGGACGCTGAGAAAGAATCCAAGTAG